ATTATTTTCAGCACATCATTACGAACCAGAAAGCTGCCGCTAAGAAACCCGATCCGCGTATTTTTCAGTTTGCATTGGAAGCCGCCGGAGCGTCGTTGCGCGAAAGCCTGATGATTGGCGACAACTACGAAGCCGATGTGCGCGGGGCGCTGAATGCCGGCATGGACGTGGTTTACTACAACCTTGCCACCCTGCCGATTGAGGGGCCAAAACCCACGTATGAAATTCAGCACCTGAAAGAACTAATGGCTATTCTGTAGAATCAGTTATGCAGGTAAACACGAATACAGCCCTGATTACCGGCGGAGCTTCCGGGCTGGGCGAAGCAACGGCCCGGCTGTTTCATTCGCTGGGGGCCAATGTTGTCATTCTGGATCTAAACGAAGAAAAAGGCGAAGCCCTGGCGATTGAATTACAGGAGCGGGTGCGGTTTCTGCGCACCGATGTTACCAGTGAAGCCGACGTTCAGACGGCCGTTGATCTGGCCATTCAGGAATTTGGTAGTCTGCAGATTGCCGTCAACTGTGCCGGTATCGCGGAGGCCCGCAAGACCATCGGTAAGGTAGACGCCACGTACGGTCCTCATTCGCTGGCGGTTTTTGAGAAGGTAATCAAAATTAACCTGATCGGCACGTTCAACGTCATCCGGCTGGCGGCTTTTGCCATGGAAAAAAATACGCCCAATGCGGAAGGGGAGCGGGGAGTGATCATCAACACGGCCTCAGTAGCGGCTTACGACGGTCAGATTGGACAGGCCGCCTACGCGGCTTCCAAAGGTGGTATCGCCAGCCTGACGCTGCCCGTTGCCCGCGATCTGGCCAAAACCGGCATCCGGGTGATGACCATTGCCCCCGGTTTGTTTGAAACACCCTTGTTGATGGGGCTGCCCGAAGAAGCGCGGATTTCGCTGGGGCAGCAGGTGCCGTTTCCGTCGCGGCTGGGACGGCCGCACGAGTACGCGTTGCTGGCCAGAGCCATCGTTGAAAACCCCATGCTGAACGGCGAAGTTATTCGATTGGACGGCGCCATTCGGATGGCGCCGAAATAGCGATTTTGAAGGTTTATGATTTTATCGTGAGCGCTTCCGATGCGAGCGGTTTGCCGAAAAACAGGCCCTCGCTGGCTACCACCGCGAACCGGGCAAACAGCTCTTCCGAATACCAGCGCCGTTCGCGGGTTCGCCGGACAACCTCCTTGTGACCACTTTCCCGGTAGGCAAACTGCTCAATTGTTTTGGCGTTTTTCCAGACGCTGACGGTGCACTGTTGTACCAACGGTTTCTCGCCAACGCCCAGGGCCAGCAACAGATCATCGGTGTGATTTTTCAGACGCTCACGAGCCTGCGGAATGTGCCGCCAGAAATCGGGCAAAGCCGATAGCCGGATGGTGGCTCTCGTCAGAACCGCAATCGGCAGACCATCCGGACGAAACTCCGATGAAGAACCGAAGGGATTCTGGCCATCCCAGGCCCCGTGCGACCGAAGCGGATGCAGGTAAAGCGTACCCACCTCTTTTGTGTTCTGGCAGATGCGCTTCCAGCGGTCGGATTGAAAGAAAGACCGGGCGGCTTGTTCGTCGGTCCACACGCCCAGGAAGACGTAGGCCGACATGTCTGGTATCAAGCCAAAATTCCGTCCGCAGCCCATCATTTTCTGAAACTGCAAACCGTCGGTCTGAAAGGGCTGCATCATCCAGCGTCCCATGTTGGCAAAAGCGCCGTACCAGCCGCGGGGCCGGTACCGTAATAGCGTAAAAGTGACAATCACTGTAAATGAATGGGTAGTTACTAGCCGTTTATACTATTACCCAAATCGGTACGGCTTGTTTATTTCTCCAGGATTTTAATTTTTAAACGGGAAAGGTAAAAAAATCAGCAGAGCCTGTTGATCTGTGTTGACCAGCGTGGCGTTGTTGGCAATTTACTCCATCAAATGGGGAAAAATGTCCACAAAAAAGCCGTCCCGACCAGCATAGGCGAAACGGCTTTTTTGTTACTATACTTCAACTTCAGACTACTAATTAGTTGTTGTCATTGTCCAGTTTTTCACCGGCTTTATCGAATGCATCGCCGATGTTCTTACCGGCTTGCTTGAAACCTTTTTTTACGTCTTTCCAGGCGGCTGCGGTTGCGTTCTGCGCTTTGTCGAGGTCCTCGCCCAGTTCTTTACGTTCCCGCTCCAGATCGGCCAGTTTCTCGCGGGATTCGGCTTTTGCTTCGGCCCCTTCACGCTTGATATCGGCCTTCATTTCATCAATCCGGGCGTCGAGCTTGCGTTGTTCTTCCTTCATATTGGCGACGGCCTTGTCGCGTTCTTCCCGGAAATCAGCAGCGGCCTCTTCACCTTCAGCCTCCATTTTATCGCCCGCTTCTTTGGCATCAGCTTCAACGGCTTCACCCGTATTTTCCATGGCGTCTTCGGTCCGGGATTCGTTCTTGCCATCATTTTGACAAGCCGTTAACGAAAGGGAAGCTATAACTAATGCGGCACCAGCCAGGATTCGGATTTGTTTGAATGTTAGGATGACCTTTTTCATGTCTCTGATTGATTGGTTTGTAAAAGGTCATTGGCAAATGAAATGCCAGAAGGAACTACGTATCGGCAAGGAAGGCATTAGACGGTTTACCGCGAGGCAATCCATCACTCGTAACTCATCATTCCTTTCCATTTGATGGCACAACCGATGGCTTTCGTGGTCGTGGTGACGACGGGCCGACCCGCCAGCAGGTTGTTGACGGCTTCTTCGACGTACCGACGTTTGACGCCCGAAGCCACTTGCGGACTATCGTCGATCGCGCCGGTGTATTCAACGGTAAAGCGTCCGCCGACTTGTTTCAGCACGAAGGCTTCCGGCGTACGGGTAGCTCCAAACAGGCGGGCGACGGTTTGCGCTTCGTCCGACAAATACGGAAACGAATAGCTTTTCTCCTGCGCCCGGGCTTTCATATTTTCAAAAGAATCTTCAGAATAAGCCGCCGGATCGTTGGGCTGAATCGCCACAACCGGGAAGCCCTGCGAGGCATATTTGCGATCGAGCGCAATCATTCGTTCTTCGTAGGCTTTCGAAAACGGGCAGTGATTGGTAGTAAAGATGACAATAACACCTTTTCCGTTTTTATAATCAGACAGTGAAATCATTCGACCGTCGACGTTTTTCAATTTAAAATCCTGCACAACGTCGCCGAGCGTGTGAGGCCTCTTTTCATCGGAAGGAGGTGCCGGGGTAAATGTAGCCGCTACTGTCGTTATCAGTACAGCCAGCAGGCTGATCCACGCTTTCATGCATATTTATGGGTTAAGCAATATTATCTCGTCGCAGAACCGTGCAATGCCGAAACCCCAAACATTCTTCCGGCAGGGAAATTTACTGCCAACAGGTCCTGCGCGCTGTCGGCATTCGTTATGGAAAGCTACACAAAATTCATGCTAACCAGCAAAGAACCAAGAAGTTTCCCACTTAATTAACATTTCTCCCGAATAGAAGGTTCTGATTTCTTTTTTCAGAGAATAACTCTTATATTTGCACCTCATTTTTGAGAAACAACATTTTCTGTATCAATCATGTATGCAATCGTAGAGATCGCAGGGCAGCAATTTAAAGTAGAGAAGGGCCGTTATGTCTACACCCACCGGTTGGAAGGCGACACGGACGCTGCACTTGTGTTCGACAAAGTTCTCCTTGTCGATAATGACGGTACCATTTCGGTAGGCGCCCCGACCGTCGCTGGCGCTCAGGTTTCTGGTAAAATCCTGGAACACCTGAAAGGCGAGAAAGTAATCGTCTTTAAAAAGAAACGTCGGAAAGGCTACAGAAAGAAAAACGGCCACCGTCAGTATTTGACCAAAGTATTAATCGAAGACATTACTGTATAATACCGTTTAGGGTCTGAGGCCGAAGAGCTAATTACTTAAACCTCATACCTTGAACCTTAAACTTTTTAAAAAATGGCACACAAGAAAGGTGTAGGTAGTTCCAAGAACGGCCGCGACTCGATCAGCAAGCGCCTGGGTGTTAAACTGTTTGGCGGTCAGGCTGCCATTGCTGGTAACATCATCGTTCGTCAGCGTGGTACCAAACATCACCCTGACACGAACGTTGGCATCGGTAGAGATCACACGTTGTTTGCACTGGTCGACGGTCAAGTTCACTTCCGTAAAGGCAAAGGCGGCCGTTCCTTCGTGAGCGTGATCCCCGCTGGTCCTTCCGTTGTGGAAGTGGCTCCGGTTGAAACAGTAGCTGCTGAATAAGCATTTGAAGTTATTCCGAGCGGAATAAGCAACGCATACGAACCTGTCTGGCTCCGCCGGGCAGGTTTTTTCGTATCCGCAAACTAATCTTTTCCGGCTGCTGTTTCTTTCGTACTGGCTTGAACCAACACTTGTAAAAAATGACAACTTCGCTATATCCTCCAGTTTCGCTTTATACCGAAAGCAGCCCGAATCCCAATTCCATGAAGTTTGTGGTGAACTTTCCGCTGGCTCCGGAAGGGCTTTCGTTCGACTACGCTGATGCGTCCGAAGCAATCGTCAACAGCAAAAGCTCCCCGCTGGTTGTGGCTCTGTTTGGCTTCGACTTCGTCAAGCGGGTATTCA
This Larkinella insperata DNA region includes the following protein-coding sequences:
- a CDS encoding 3-hydroxyacyl-CoA dehydrogenase gives rise to the protein MQVNTNTALITGGASGLGEATARLFHSLGANVVILDLNEEKGEALAIELQERVRFLRTDVTSEADVQTAVDLAIQEFGSLQIAVNCAGIAEARKTIGKVDATYGPHSLAVFEKVIKINLIGTFNVIRLAAFAMEKNTPNAEGERGVIINTASVAAYDGQIGQAAYAASKGGIASLTLPVARDLAKTGIRVMTIAPGLFETPLLMGLPEEARISLGQQVPFPSRLGRPHEYALLARAIVENPMLNGEVIRLDGAIRMAPK
- a CDS encoding DUF3291 domain-containing protein, with protein sequence MIVTFTLLRYRPRGWYGAFANMGRWMMQPFQTDGLQFQKMMGCGRNFGLIPDMSAYVFLGVWTDEQAARSFFQSDRWKRICQNTKEVGTLYLHPLRSHGAWDGQNPFGSSSEFRPDGLPIAVLTRATIRLSALPDFWRHIPQARERLKNHTDDLLLALGVGEKPLVQQCTVSVWKNAKTIEQFAYRESGHKEVVRRTRERRWYSEELFARFAVVASEGLFFGKPLASEALTIKS
- a CDS encoding thioredoxin family protein encodes the protein MKAWISLLAVLITTVAATFTPAPPSDEKRPHTLGDVVQDFKLKNVDGRMISLSDYKNGKGVIVIFTTNHCPFSKAYEERMIALDRKYASQGFPVVAIQPNDPAAYSEDSFENMKARAQEKSYSFPYLSDEAQTVARLFGATRTPEAFVLKQVGGRFTVEYTGAIDDSPQVASGVKRRYVEEAVNNLLAGRPVVTTTTKAIGCAIKWKGMMSYE
- the rplU gene encoding 50S ribosomal protein L21 — encoded protein: MYAIVEIAGQQFKVEKGRYVYTHRLEGDTDAALVFDKVLLVDNDGTISVGAPTVAGAQVSGKILEHLKGEKVIVFKKKRRKGYRKKNGHRQYLTKVLIEDITV
- the rpmA gene encoding 50S ribosomal protein L27; its protein translation is MAHKKGVGSSKNGRDSISKRLGVKLFGGQAAIAGNIIVRQRGTKHHPDTNVGIGRDHTLFALVDGQVHFRKGKGGRSFVSVIPAGPSVVEVAPVETVAAE